From Aquificota bacterium, one genomic window encodes:
- a CDS encoding molybdopterin-dependent oxidoreductase has protein sequence MLSRRDLIKGGFGGFVAVGSGILLPKLALATVDPELLSTAVKELPEGILESQVLEALPGKKPLIKKTYRPPNYETPVKYFNEVFTPNDVFFVRYHLSNIPEIDPKEWRLKVGGDSVERPLELTLDDLKTKFEQVEIVALCQCSGNRRGLMKPHVPGIQWGYGAMGNARWKGVRLKDILNKAGLKAGALEVVVDGADTGVAAGTPDFIKSIPLWKALDENVIIAYEMNGEPLPHWNGFPARLVVPGWTATYWIKHITSINVVSKPFDGFWMKTAYRVPLGKFPMVERFTSQETAVNTPITEMVVNSLITNLKDGQAFRLGQVVEVKGMAWDGGYGIKMVEVSTDGGKTWQEAELGKDYGRFSWRPWTYRFKPTKKGTYTIMAKATNRIGQTQTFELIWNPAGYHHNVVQKISIKVL, from the coding sequence ATGCTTAGCAGAAGAGACCTTATCAAAGGCGGTTTTGGTGGTTTTGTGGCCGTAGGCAGTGGCATACTATTGCCAAAGCTTGCCTTAGCAACGGTGGATCCTGAACTTTTAAGCACTGCAGTAAAAGAGTTGCCAGAAGGTATTTTGGAATCACAGGTTCTTGAGGCCCTTCCCGGAAAAAAGCCTCTTATAAAGAAGACTTATAGGCCACCAAACTACGAAACACCGGTCAAATACTTTAACGAAGTATTTACTCCAAACGATGTTTTCTTTGTTAGGTACCACCTTTCCAACATACCAGAAATTGATCCCAAGGAGTGGAGACTAAAGGTTGGTGGTGATTCCGTAGAGAGGCCCCTTGAACTCACCCTTGATGACCTAAAGACCAAGTTTGAGCAAGTAGAAATAGTAGCACTATGTCAATGTTCTGGAAATAGAAGAGGACTTATGAAGCCCCATGTGCCTGGTATACAGTGGGGTTATGGAGCTATGGGTAATGCAAGATGGAAAGGTGTAAGGCTAAAGGATATTCTCAATAAGGCGGGATTGAAGGCTGGCGCCTTGGAGGTAGTCGTAGATGGGGCAGATACGGGCGTAGCTGCTGGCACTCCAGACTTTATAAAGAGCATACCACTATGGAAGGCTCTTGATGAAAACGTGATAATAGCTTATGAGATGAACGGAGAGCCACTACCTCATTGGAACGGCTTTCCAGCAAGGCTTGTGGTACCAGGATGGACTGCCACCTATTGGATCAAACATATAACATCCATAAATGTGGTTTCAAAGCCTTTTGATGGCTTTTGGATGAAGACAGCTTATAGAGTACCACTTGGCAAGTTTCCAATGGTTGAAAGGTTTACATCCCAAGAAACTGCTGTAAACACACCAATAACGGAGATGGTGGTTAATTCTCTTATTACTAACCTGAAGGATGGACAGGCCTTTAGACTTGGCCAAGTGGTGGAAGTAAAGGGCATGGCTTGGGATGGAGGATATGGAATTAAGATGGTTGAGGTTTCAACGGATGGAGGCAAGACCTGGCAAGAAGCTGAGCTTGGTAAAGATTATGGTAGGTTTTCATGGAGGCCATGGACCTACAGGTTTAAACCCACAAAGAAAGGGACCTATACGATAATGGCAAAGGCTACAAACCGTATAGGTCAAACTCAAACCTTTGAACTCATATGGAACCCAGCGGGCTATCACCACAATGTGGTGCAAAAGATAAGCATAAAAGTCCTTTAA
- a CDS encoding cytochrome c — protein sequence MKKFVVLAVVGVFALAFAGEENIKLKDGKGKELVEANCSVCHSLDYIQMNSPFLDKKGWEASVNKMIKVFGAPIKQEDVGPIVEYLYKYYGKKE from the coding sequence ATGAAAAAGTTTGTTGTGCTTGCAGTGGTGGGAGTGTTTGCCCTTGCCTTTGCGGGAGAAGAAAATATAAAGCTAAAAGATGGCAAAGGTAAAGAACTGGTAGAAGCCAACTGTTCTGTATGCCACAGCCTTGATTACATCCAGATGAACTCTCCTTTCCTTGACAAGAAGGGATGGGAAGCGAGCGTAAATAAGATGATAAAGGTTTTTGGAGCCCCCATAAAACAGGAAGATGTAGGGCCCATTGTGGAGTACCTTTACAAGTATTACGGTAAGAAGGAGTGA
- a CDS encoding sigma 54-interacting transcriptional regulator, translating into MKLGFSLLEGLFDGVLVIDKDLRVVYANRSAKEFFGESLEGKSCRGLFSICEHCPFEYVKEEGEGVQVYDTTSKSSKHLCWSMSPLYEGDEFIGVIEIFKDVSNVVHCIVEAERQRTYKETILNSIVEAILVLDPEGKVVEHNKVASRMLCREEDESLVGRHIKDLINLSLEELPPEGERSDIFVETPCGKQKASLLMSPMSSGFGYVVSLYVLKDMVLCELEEESIITRSPAFQKVLDTAKTVSEYDVNILIEGETGTGKSLLAKYIHYLSPRRDGPFIKVNCAAIPESLLEAELFGYVKGAFTGAMRDKPGKVELAEGGTLFLDEIGDMPLHLQAKILHLVQEKEFERLGDTKTRRANVRIIASTNKNLRELVKQGQFREDLYYRLSVVKLLLPPLRERREDIPALVNYFIEKYSRKYSRKIRGISPEAMRTLLSYNFPGNVRELENIIEHAVITCRGTLIKQEDLQIEVENNSVEMVEERERIRKVLEETGGNKSLAAKILGMHRTTLWRKLKEYGIG; encoded by the coding sequence GTGAAGTTAGGCTTCTCCCTTTTGGAAGGCCTTTTTGACGGTGTTTTGGTTATAGACAAGGACCTTAGAGTAGTCTATGCCAATAGGTCAGCAAAAGAGTTTTTTGGAGAGAGCCTTGAAGGGAAAAGCTGTAGAGGCCTATTTTCCATATGCGAGCATTGTCCCTTTGAGTATGTAAAAGAGGAAGGGGAGGGAGTTCAAGTTTATGATACCACATCAAAAAGCTCAAAGCACCTATGCTGGAGCATGTCCCCCCTTTATGAAGGTGATGAGTTTATAGGTGTAATAGAAATTTTTAAAGATGTTAGCAATGTGGTCCATTGTATTGTGGAGGCCGAGCGCCAAAGGACCTACAAGGAGACCATACTAAACTCCATTGTGGAAGCCATACTGGTGCTTGACCCAGAAGGGAAAGTGGTGGAACATAACAAGGTGGCAAGCAGGATGCTTTGCAGGGAAGAGGATGAAAGCTTGGTAGGTAGGCATATAAAGGACCTTATAAACCTCTCCTTGGAAGAACTCCCTCCGGAGGGAGAAAGGTCAGACATCTTTGTGGAAACTCCCTGCGGAAAACAAAAGGCATCCCTCTTAATGTCTCCCATGTCCTCTGGCTTTGGATATGTGGTCTCTTTGTATGTGCTAAAGGACATGGTTCTGTGTGAGTTGGAAGAGGAAAGTATTATCACCAGAAGCCCAGCCTTTCAAAAGGTGCTTGACACGGCAAAGACTGTATCTGAATACGATGTGAACATACTTATAGAGGGGGAAACGGGCACAGGGAAAAGCCTCCTTGCCAAGTATATACATTACCTTTCTCCGAGGAGGGATGGGCCTTTTATAAAAGTGAACTGCGCAGCCATACCAGAAAGCTTGCTTGAGGCAGAGCTTTTTGGCTATGTTAAAGGAGCCTTTACGGGCGCCATGAGGGACAAACCGGGAAAGGTGGAACTGGCCGAAGGAGGAACGCTTTTTTTGGACGAGATAGGGGATATGCCTTTGCACTTGCAGGCCAAAATATTGCATTTAGTACAAGAAAAGGAGTTTGAAAGGCTTGGAGATACAAAAACAAGAAGGGCCAATGTGCGCATTATAGCCTCCACCAACAAAAACCTAAGGGAGCTTGTCAAACAAGGACAGTTTAGAGAGGACCTGTATTACAGGCTTAGCGTTGTTAAACTTTTACTTCCTCCTCTAAGAGAAAGGAGGGAAGACATTCCTGCATTGGTAAATTACTTTATAGAAAAGTATTCAAGGAAATACTCAAGGAAGATAAGAGGCATATCGCCGGAGGCTATGAGGACCCTTTTATCCTACAACTTCCCCGGCAATGTGCGAGAGCTTGAAAACATCATAGAACACGCAGTTATCACTTGTAGAGGCACACTCATCAAGCAAGAGGACCTTCAAATTGAGGTGGAAAACAATTCTGTGGAGATGGTGGAAGAGAGGGAGAGGATAAGGAAGGTGCTTGAGGAGACAGGAGGCAACAAAAGCCTTGCGGCAAAAATACTTGGCATGCATAGAACAACCTTGTGGAGAAAGCTAAAAGAGTACGGGATAGGTTAA
- a CDS encoding bifunctional riboflavin kinase/FAD synthetase, which translates to MEKIKSLKTSKSACIKGLNCIEEEDKETVITVGNFDGVHLGHRSLLQRVKERAKEKGLKSLVLSFYPHPIRVLSPSQAPCELTDLYERAELIIQEGIEDVVFIKFDKNFATLGAEEFIREVIVQRLRCKHLVVGYDWRFGYRREGEIELAREMGKELGFEVEEIQPFRINGHVVSSTLIRRLLHMGRLEEASLYLGRNYSIKRRVIKGDGRGSSLGFPTANLENTENLCLKEGVYAVRVEDSFIGVANYGRRPTFDGSKKVLEVHILDFEGDLREKYIKVEFLKFLREEKKFGSIQDLIKQIEEDISRVRSLFR; encoded by the coding sequence ATGGAAAAGATAAAATCTTTAAAAACAAGTAAGAGCGCATGTATAAAGGGTTTAAATTGCATAGAGGAGGAAGACAAAGAAACTGTTATTACGGTGGGCAACTTTGACGGGGTGCATCTTGGACATAGGTCCCTCCTCCAAAGGGTTAAAGAAAGGGCTAAGGAGAAGGGACTAAAAAGCCTTGTGCTTTCCTTCTATCCCCATCCTATTAGAGTCCTAAGCCCTTCCCAAGCTCCTTGCGAGCTTACGGACCTATACGAGAGGGCGGAGCTAATAATACAAGAGGGCATAGAAGATGTGGTCTTTATAAAGTTTGATAAAAACTTTGCCACTCTTGGCGCAGAAGAGTTTATAAGGGAGGTAATAGTGCAAAGGCTTAGGTGCAAACACTTGGTAGTGGGCTATGATTGGCGGTTTGGTTATAGGCGTGAGGGGGAGATAGAGCTTGCAAGGGAGATGGGTAAGGAGCTTGGTTTTGAGGTAGAGGAAATACAGCCTTTTAGGATAAACGGCCATGTGGTAAGCAGCACTCTAATAAGAAGGCTTTTGCACATGGGGAGGCTTGAAGAGGCCTCTCTTTACCTTGGAAGAAATTATTCAATAAAAAGGCGTGTGATAAAAGGCGATGGAAGGGGGTCTTCCCTTGGCTTCCCTACTGCAAACCTTGAAAACACAGAAAACCTTTGCTTAAAGGAGGGTGTTTATGCCGTAAGGGTAGAGGACAGTTTTATTGGGGTGGCCAATTACGGCAGAAGGCCTACCTTTGATGGAAGCAAAAAGGTCCTTGAGGTGCATATACTTGACTTTGAAGGAGATTTAAGAGAAAAGTATATAAAAGTGGAGTTTTTAAAGTTTTTAAGAGAAGAAAAAAAGTTCGGCTCCATACAGGACCTTATAAAACAGATAGAAGAGGATATATCAAGAGTTAGAAGCCTCTTCCGTTGA
- a CDS encoding NYN domain-containing protein: MNYDRVVIFIDGSNLFHAIRYLNVRIDYQRLIAFLAEDRRLIRAYFYGAVPQEKDLRKNSPEWESYLRQRRFLEELSLQGIKVKLAKLRRLPSGEYVEKEVDIMLATDMLSMAYMNVFDTAVLVSGDSDFSYTVEEVQRIGKRVENASFKKTSSYHLRKVCDRFVLLDDYLDRFMVEEKLEITQEVSFWEKIKRLWKR, translated from the coding sequence ATGAACTATGATAGAGTAGTAATATTTATTGACGGCTCCAACCTTTTTCATGCCATAAGGTATTTGAATGTAAGGATAGACTACCAAAGGCTTATTGCCTTTTTGGCCGAGGACAGAAGGCTTATAAGGGCCTACTTTTATGGCGCTGTCCCTCAAGAAAAGGACCTACGGAAGAACTCACCAGAATGGGAAAGCTACTTAAGACAGAGAAGGTTCCTTGAAGAACTTTCCCTTCAGGGTATAAAGGTAAAGTTAGCAAAGCTAAGAAGGCTCCCCTCTGGAGAGTATGTGGAGAAGGAAGTGGATATAATGCTTGCCACAGACATGTTAAGCATGGCTTACATGAATGTTTTTGACACGGCGGTGCTTGTAAGCGGAGATAGCGACTTTTCCTACACGGTGGAGGAGGTGCAAAGAATAGGCAAAAGGGTTGAAAACGCCTCCTTTAAAAAGACAAGCTCCTACCATCTTCGTAAGGTGTGCGATAGGTTTGTGCTTTTGGATGATTACTTGGATAGGTTTATGGTGGAAGAAAAGCTGGAAATCACACAGGAGGTAAGTTTTTGGGAAAAGATAAAGAGGCTATGGAAAAGATAA
- a CDS encoding peptide chain release factor 1 codes for MRGLKDAIESLISFKSDKYLMTNLYLRLSIEERLDRKYLRNFKNLEKSQMEYLHKRGIEREVIEAVEEDFKKIGEFLSEPENLKGCRGIAIFSSSAEKVFEVIKLPYVYKDRLMIDKDALVREIAAIDEELGRIGVLLVDRKHVRFFLMDLESIAEVLDFMEPIATRAHKFHSGGSLLKGAEGMMRYSMPQRVGGPNMVQHSYGEYRFHMRIKEEKHRLFKLASDALMEAFKESKFDKLIIGSEREDIREIEHHLHTYLKERLVGYINVNPSHVEEGELKEKIFDLLIQKNREEEAELIKELEELQGKGLAVNGTSKVMEQLYMGNVRVLLVPEDFSKPGYVCEGSHIPILTPNCPTEEKVYEVPDIVDEVIEFALEERARIKNIYLPENKKKIDGLACLMRFAL; via the coding sequence ATGAGAGGTTTAAAGGATGCGATAGAGAGCTTAATTTCTTTCAAATCGGACAAGTATCTTATGACAAACTTATACCTTAGGCTTAGTATAGAAGAAAGACTTGATAGAAAATATCTAAGGAATTTCAAAAATCTTGAAAAAAGCCAGATGGAGTACTTGCATAAAAGAGGTATAGAAAGAGAAGTAATAGAAGCTGTAGAGGAGGATTTTAAAAAGATAGGAGAGTTTTTATCAGAGCCAGAAAATCTAAAAGGATGTCGTGGTATAGCTATATTTTCTTCTTCGGCGGAAAAAGTTTTTGAAGTTATTAAACTCCCATATGTTTACAAAGACAGATTAATGATAGACAAGGATGCTCTTGTTAGGGAAATAGCTGCCATAGATGAGGAGCTTGGAAGGATAGGAGTGCTTTTAGTAGACAGAAAACACGTAAGATTTTTCTTAATGGACCTTGAAAGCATTGCAGAAGTGCTTGATTTCATGGAACCAATAGCCACAAGGGCGCATAAGTTCCATTCTGGTGGTAGCCTTTTAAAAGGGGCCGAAGGAATGATGAGGTATTCTATGCCCCAAAGGGTAGGCGGTCCCAATATGGTCCAACATTCCTACGGTGAGTATAGATTCCATATGAGGATAAAAGAAGAAAAACACAGGCTATTTAAGCTTGCCAGTGATGCCCTTATGGAGGCCTTTAAAGAAAGCAAGTTTGATAAGCTTATAATAGGCTCTGAAAGAGAAGATATAAGAGAAATAGAACATCATCTTCATACATACTTAAAGGAAAGGCTTGTTGGATATATAAACGTCAATCCATCTCATGTGGAAGAAGGCGAGCTAAAAGAGAAGATCTTTGACTTACTAATTCAAAAGAATAGGGAAGAAGAAGCAGAGCTTATAAAAGAGCTTGAAGAACTTCAAGGTAAAGGTCTTGCTGTAAATGGAACTTCAAAGGTTATGGAGCAACTCTATATGGGCAATGTTAGAGTTCTACTTGTGCCAGAGGACTTTAGCAAGCCCGGATACGTATGTGAAGGGTCGCATATTCCTATCTTAACTCCCAACTGTCCAACAGAGGAAAAGGTGTATGAGGTTCCAGATATTGTGGATGAGGTCATTGAATTTGCGCTTGAGGAAAGGGCAAGGATAAAAAATATTTACCTACCTGAGAATAAAAAGAAGATAGACGGGCTTGCCTGCCTCATGCGGTTTGCTCTATGA
- the mazG gene encoding nucleoside triphosphate pyrophosphohydrolase has translation MQPFEELLKIMEELRAKCPWDKSQTHESLKKYLIEEAYELLDAIDSKDDKKLKEELGDLLLQVVFHSQIAKERGAFDIWDVIRELNKKLIERHPHVFGCESPEEVLKNWEERKLKERESVLDGVPKSLPALMRSQKLQDRASLVGFDFERPEQALEKLLEEIEELKGAMALKDRRELEHELGDILTAVVELGRLLGLDAELCLQKANDRFEKRFRYMEKRAKELGRNLKDMSLEEMDRLWMEAKEFDYKEEG, from the coding sequence ATGCAACCTTTTGAAGAGCTCCTCAAAATAATGGAAGAACTGAGGGCAAAATGTCCTTGGGACAAAAGCCAGACCCATGAGAGTTTAAAAAAATACCTCATAGAAGAGGCCTACGAGCTTTTGGATGCTATAGACTCTAAGGATGATAAAAAGCTAAAAGAAGAGCTTGGAGACCTTCTTTTGCAGGTGGTTTTCCACTCTCAGATTGCCAAAGAAAGGGGAGCCTTTGATATATGGGATGTGATAAGGGAGTTAAACAAAAAGCTAATAGAGAGACATCCCCATGTTTTTGGATGTGAAAGCCCGGAGGAGGTTCTCAAAAATTGGGAAGAGAGGAAGCTAAAAGAGAGGGAGAGTGTTTTGGATGGTGTTCCAAAGAGCCTTCCTGCCCTTATGAGGTCCCAAAAGCTTCAAGATAGGGCAAGCCTTGTGGGCTTTGACTTTGAAAGGCCAGAGCAAGCCTTGGAAAAGCTCTTGGAAGAGATAGAGGAGTTAAAAGGTGCTATGGCTTTAAAAGACAGGAGAGAACTGGAGCATGAGCTTGGAGACATTCTAACAGCGGTGGTAGAGCTTGGTAGGCTTTTGGGCCTTGATGCAGAGCTTTGCCTTCAAAAGGCCAACGACAGGTTTGAAAAGAGGTTTAGGTATATGGAGAAAAGGGCCAAGGAGCTTGGCAGAAATCTAAAAGATATGAGCCTTGAGGAGATGGATAGGCTTTGGATGGAGGCTAAGGAGTTTGACTACAAAGAAGAGGGCTAA
- a CDS encoding epoxyqueuosine reductase QueH: MKILVHICCAPDAVYFLKRLREDYPKADIVGFFYDPNIHPYEEYKLRLIETQRICKELNIELHEGEYDVERWLSYVKGYEDEPERGKRCALCFDYRLLRSFEFAKEVGATHLTTTLLMSPKKEFLMLKESGEKVCEGSGVEFLALDYRKGGGTQEMFNLSKKLELYHQDYCGCIYGLFKQKKEKAQWDLLTFGGRRPGSKEEMIFIKEIRLFAEEELSLSCKEWEFGFLNWKVVMGKIEVQGQTIPSLVRPFSSSIRGLLKADPLEKVGNVIYYNKGGLRIILKERLEDEHIERIDGLCNPTFIVSKEYEEILLKNRVSATLQTEITPDKSLVLLVGSQEAEEIFKVPADTLQDGRGISFEWVKELLLKETKDIAIGKRAYLFVGASSLGDPGTKFFEERTGRRVSPLLCSQTP; this comes from the coding sequence ATGAAGATATTGGTACATATATGCTGCGCGCCCGATGCGGTCTACTTCTTAAAGAGGCTTAGGGAAGATTATCCTAAGGCTGATATAGTGGGCTTTTTCTATGACCCAAACATTCACCCTTACGAGGAGTACAAGCTTAGGCTCATAGAGACCCAAAGGATATGCAAGGAATTGAATATAGAACTGCATGAAGGCGAATATGATGTGGAAAGGTGGCTTTCTTATGTGAAGGGCTATGAGGATGAGCCAGAAAGGGGCAAAAGGTGTGCCCTTTGCTTTGACTACAGGCTTTTGAGGAGTTTTGAGTTTGCCAAGGAGGTGGGGGCCACCCACCTTACCACCACACTGCTTATGAGCCCAAAGAAAGAGTTTTTGATGCTAAAGGAAAGCGGAGAAAAGGTGTGCGAGGGCTCTGGCGTTGAGTTCCTAGCCTTGGACTACAGAAAGGGCGGTGGCACGCAGGAGATGTTTAACCTTTCAAAGAAGTTAGAACTTTACCACCAAGACTACTGCGGCTGCATATACGGACTTTTCAAACAGAAGAAGGAAAAGGCCCAATGGGACCTTTTGACCTTTGGAGGAAGAAGGCCTGGTAGCAAGGAGGAGATGATATTCATAAAAGAAATAAGGCTTTTTGCGGAAGAGGAGCTTTCTCTCTCCTGCAAGGAGTGGGAGTTTGGCTTCTTAAACTGGAAGGTGGTAATGGGCAAGATAGAGGTGCAGGGCCAGACCATACCATCTTTGGTGAGACCTTTCTCTTCTTCCATTAGAGGCCTCTTGAAGGCGGACCCGTTGGAAAAGGTGGGAAATGTGATTTACTACAACAAGGGAGGTTTGAGGATAATCCTAAAAGAAAGGCTGGAAGACGAACACATAGAAAGGATAGATGGCCTTTGCAATCCCACCTTTATTGTCTCCAAGGAGTATGAGGAGATTCTTTTGAAAAACAGAGTTAGCGCCACACTGCAAACGGAGATAACACCGGATAAATCTTTGGTGCTATTGGTAGGAAGCCAAGAGGCGGAGGAAATTTTCAAGGTTCCGGCGGATACTTTGCAGGACGGAAGAGGAATAAGCTTTGAATGGGTTAAGGAACTCCTTTTAAAAGAGACAAAGGATATAGCCATAGGCAAAAGGGCTTATCTTTTTGTGGGTGCAAGCAGCCTTGGAGACCCCGGCACAAAGTTTTTTGAAGAAAGAACGGGAAGAAGGGTTAGCCCTCTTCTTTGTAGTCAAACTCCTTAG
- a CDS encoding cysteine desulfurase translates to MFIQKAGKRVVYLDHIATTPVAQEVIDAMLPYFREYFGNPTSLHSFGQVAKKAINNAREKLASLINASSPEEIIFTSGGIEANNLAIKGILEAYEKRGRHVITTEIEHHSILHPLKGLERKGWEVTYLKPDKYGLIHPDQLAEAIRPDTVLISIGHSNREVGTIQNIKELVKVAKEKNPKVIFHTDACPSLGHYPVDVKDWGVDAASFTAHLMYGPKGVGALWTRKGVKIRPLIEGGTQERGVRAGTENVPGIVGFGAACELAMKELQDRMERLSRYRDRLRKGLEERLDMIEFTGHPTQRLPHHLSLIVHLIEGEAMLLRLDLMGIETASGSACVSLALKQSHVLFAIGVPKEVANGSIVFSFGRDNTDEDVDYVLEEFPKTVKLLRELSPFNPENWEQYVKGKK, encoded by the coding sequence ATGTTTATACAGAAAGCAGGTAAAAGGGTGGTCTATTTGGACCATATAGCCACAACGCCTGTGGCGCAGGAAGTTATTGATGCTATGCTTCCCTATTTTAGGGAATATTTTGGCAATCCTACATCCCTTCATAGCTTTGGGCAGGTTGCCAAAAAGGCCATAAACAACGCAAGAGAAAAGCTGGCAAGCCTTATAAACGCCAGCTCTCCAGAGGAGATAATCTTTACATCTGGCGGTATAGAAGCCAACAACCTTGCCATTAAGGGTATATTGGAAGCTTATGAGAAAAGGGGAAGGCATGTAATCACCACAGAGATAGAACATCACTCCATACTCCATCCTCTCAAAGGCTTGGAAAGAAAGGGCTGGGAAGTAACATACCTAAAGCCAGACAAATATGGCCTTATACATCCAGACCAGCTTGCAGAGGCCATAAGGCCAGACACAGTACTAATAAGCATAGGACACTCTAACAGAGAGGTGGGGACCATACAAAACATCAAAGAACTTGTAAAGGTGGCAAAGGAGAAGAATCCAAAGGTTATATTCCACACCGATGCCTGTCCAAGCCTTGGACATTACCCCGTGGATGTAAAAGATTGGGGTGTGGATGCCGCTTCCTTCACAGCCCATCTTATGTATGGACCAAAAGGCGTGGGCGCCCTTTGGACAAGGAAGGGAGTAAAGATAAGGCCTCTTATAGAAGGTGGAACTCAAGAGAGGGGTGTGAGGGCTGGCACAGAAAACGTGCCCGGCATAGTGGGCTTTGGGGCTGCCTGCGAGCTTGCTATGAAGGAACTTCAAGACAGAATGGAAAGGCTCTCCCGCTACAGAGACAGGCTAAGAAAAGGCCTTGAGGAAAGGCTTGACATGATTGAATTCACAGGACATCCCACTCAAAGGTTGCCACATCACCTTTCCTTGATAGTTCACCTCATAGAAGGTGAGGCTATGCTTTTGAGGCTTGACCTTATGGGTATTGAAACGGCCTCCGGCTCTGCCTGCGTATCCTTGGCATTAAAGCAATCCCACGTTCTCTTTGCCATTGGAGTGCCAAAGGAAGTGGCAAACGGGTCCATAGTCTTTAGCTTTGGAAGGGACAACACAGATGAAGATGTGGATTATGTATTGGAAGAGTTTCCAAAGACGGTAAAACTCCTCAGAGAACTATCACCCTTTAACCCAGAAAACTGGGAGCAGTATGTAAAGGGCAAAAAATGA
- a CDS encoding Mrp/NBP35 family ATP-binding protein, which produces MAVKDIMDALRDEVIENARLSELVKDIKLIGNTLEIVYRLPKKGLEEEMVEKTRLALEKVPDVEDVKIRFVEDIPAQQVMGSPAFTRRRVPGIKHLIAVGSGKGGVGKSTVSANLALALSKLGYRVGLLDADIYGPSIPTIMGVKGERVHVDENNRIIPIEKYGLKLLSIGFLLPSEDTPVIWRGPMLMKALTQFLFDVNWGELDYLILDLPPGTGDVQLTLAQNVHMGGAIVVTTPQDVALADVKKAVAMFREVQIPILGVIENMAYFVCPDSGKKYYIFGKGRVAEFAAAYGLKILGSIPIDPELSETSDKGIPVVESHPDSDTARAFISIAKLVSDLTERR; this is translated from the coding sequence ATGGCCGTAAAGGACATAATGGACGCTCTCAGAGATGAAGTTATAGAAAACGCAAGGCTATCGGAGCTTGTAAAGGATATAAAGCTTATAGGCAATACCCTTGAGATAGTCTATAGGCTTCCCAAAAAGGGCCTTGAAGAGGAAATGGTAGAAAAAACCAGGCTTGCCCTTGAAAAGGTACCAGATGTGGAAGATGTAAAGATAAGGTTTGTGGAGGATATACCAGCCCAGCAAGTTATGGGTTCTCCAGCCTTTACAAGAAGAAGGGTACCGGGTATAAAACACCTAATTGCGGTGGGAAGTGGTAAAGGTGGTGTGGGTAAATCTACCGTATCCGCCAACTTAGCCCTCGCCCTTTCAAAACTGGGCTACAGGGTGGGATTGCTTGATGCGGACATATACGGTCCAAGCATTCCAACCATAATGGGTGTAAAGGGCGAAAGGGTGCATGTGGATGAGAACAACCGCATAATTCCCATAGAAAAGTATGGCTTAAAGCTTCTTTCCATAGGCTTTTTGCTTCCTTCGGAAGACACGCCCGTTATATGGCGTGGTCCCATGCTTATGAAGGCCCTCACCCAGTTCCTTTTTGATGTTAACTGGGGAGAATTGGACTACCTTATCCTTGACCTACCACCCGGCACAGGAGACGTTCAGCTTACACTTGCGCAAAATGTGCATATGGGTGGGGCCATAGTGGTTACCACTCCACAAGATGTGGCCTTGGCAGACGTAAAAAAGGCCGTTGCCATGTTTAGAGAGGTTCAGATACCCATTTTGGGTGTTATAGAAAATATGGCCTACTTTGTTTGTCCCGATAGTGGTAAAAAATATTACATCTTTGGAAAGGGTAGAGTGGCAGAGTTTGCTGCGGCCTACGGCCTAAAGATCCTTGGGTCCATACCCATAGACCCGGAGCTGTCAGAGACTTCAGACAAAGGTATTCCGGTGGTAGAGAGCCATCCAGACTCAGATACTGCAAGGGCCTTTATAAGCATAGCCAAGTTAGTAAGCGACCTTACAGAAAGGAGGTAA